In the genome of Raphanus sativus cultivar WK10039 chromosome 4, ASM80110v3, whole genome shotgun sequence, one region contains:
- the LOC108859614 gene encoding LOW QUALITY PROTEIN: methyl-CpG-binding domain protein 4-like protein (The sequence of the model RefSeq protein was modified relative to this genomic sequence to represent the inferred CDS: substituted 1 base at 1 genomic stop codon) — MPNGDSSVMRTRGASPNHLNDRSSSDESRSFFNCLEKGTRNSFVSSTSLDDLLSECTYKGGKRKTWNGFGCNLVTSGNTVKEQPFDDDNSESLTQVRRVSPYFQGATVSEQHKQGCNSDSVSSKTQSGISCTRKAKVQRVSPYFQGATSSPCDSDNFASQSGRKPRKRCSKALPNVRKVSPYFQGSTVSEQPRDLRQHFKVAKVSRYFHGLSADGIQVNESQKEISRRVRKTPLVSPSLSKRQKTDEAYLRKTPDNTWVPPRSPCNLLQEDHWHDPWRVLVICMLLNKTSGAQARRVISDLFALCPNAMTATXVEEKEIETLITPLGLQKKRAKMIQRLSLEYLQESWTHVTQLHGVGKYAADAYAIFCNGKWDCVKPDDHMLNYYWEFLRIRYKL, encoded by the exons ATGCCTAACGGTGATAGTTCAGTGATGAGGACTCGTGGGGCCTCGCCTAACCATTTAAACGACAGATCCAGCTCCGATGAGAGTCGCTCGTTTTTTAATTGCCTGGAGAAGGGGACAAGAAATAGTTTTGTTTCGTCTACAAGTTTGGATGATTTGTTGTCTGAGTGTACTTATAAAGGTGGGAAGAGGAAGACATGGAATGGGTTTGGATGTAATCTTGTTACTTCAGGGAACACTGTAAAGGAACAACCTTTTGATGATGATAATAGTGAATCTCTGACTCAAGTAAGAAGAGTTTCTCCGTACTTCCAGGGAGCAACTGTTTCAGAACAGCACAAACAAGGGTGTAATTCTGATAGTGTTTCTTCTAAAACTCAAAGTGGAATAAGCTGTACTAGGAAAGCTAAAGTCCAAAGAGTTTCTCCATACTTCCAGGGAGCAACTAGTTCACCGTGTGATTCTGACAACTTTGCTTCTCAAAGTGGAAGAAAACCTAGGAAAAGATGCAGCAAAGCTCTACCTAATGTCCGAAAAGTTTCTCCATATTTCCAGGGATCAACTGTTTCAGAACAGCCAAGAGATTTGCGTCAACATTTTAAGGTCGCGAAAGTTTCAAGATATTTCCATGGCCTGTCTGCGGATGGAATCCAAGTAAATGAATCACAAAAGGAGATATCAAGAAGGGTGAGGAAAACTCCTCTTGTGAGCCCTTCACTCTCTAAGCGTCAGAAGACTGATGAGGCATACCTGCGGAAAACGCCTGATAACACATGGGTGCCTCCACGTTCTCCATGTAATCTACTTCAAGAAGATCACTGGCATGATCCATGGCGGGTGTTGGTCATATGTATGCTTCTCAACAAAACTTCTGGTGCCCAG GCGCGAAGGGTGATATCAGACCTGTTTGCGCTGTGTCCTAATGCAATGACTGCTACATAAGTcgaagagaaagagatagagaCTCTGATAACACCTCTTGGACTACAGAAGAAGAGAGCCAAAATGATACAACGGCTTTCTCTCGAGTATCTTCAAGAGAGCTGGACACATGTCACTCAACTGCATGGAGTTGGAAA GTATGCAGCGGATGCATATGCCATATTCTGTAATGGGAAGTGGGATTGTGTGAAACCTGATGATCATATGCTAAACTATTACTGGGAATTCCTCAGAATTCGGTATAAGTTATGA